Genomic window (Thomasclavelia spiroformis DSM 1552):
TAGGTGGAATTAAATGAATTATTAGACAATCTAATTAAGGAAATAAAATGTGATCAACGATATATAGATTATCTTGAAGCAGAAAAAAAATTATATATTCCGGAAAATAAATCGTTATTAAAAACTTATCAAAGTAAACTAGATGAATATGAAGAATTAAAAAAATACGAACAATATATCAATAACACCGATATTAAAGAGGAAATTAAAAAATTAAAAAAACAAATTAGTCAAAATAGTGATATCATTGATTATTATCAAAAATATCATTGCTTAAATGATTTTTTAGAAGAAATAACAAGTGTAGTTTTTAAAGATATATCAGAAGAATTAAATTTATCACCATATAGGTTATAAGGGGAGTTATGAGAGTAATTGCAGGAAAATATAAAAGTAGACAATTAAAAAGTGTTAAATCAAACTTAACACGACCAACAACTGATCGTAATAAAGAAAATATGTTTAATATAATTGGACCTTATTTTGAAGGAGGCAATGTATTAGATTTGTTTGCTGGAAGTGGTGGTCTTGGCATTGAGGCATTATCAAGAGGTTGTGATTTTCTTTATAGTGTAGATAATCAATATGCAGCTTTTCAAATTATTAAAGAAAATCTTAATGCTTTAAACATTGAAAATGCAAGAGTGTTTAAATTAGATTATCGAAAAGCATTAAAAAGATTTAATGAGGAAAAGATTAAATTTGATTTAGTGTTGTTGGATCCACCATATGGTAAAGGATTAGTTGATGGAATATTAGAATTTTTGATTGAAAATAAAATGTTGAATAATGATTGTATTGTTATGGTAGAAGAATTAAAAGAAGTTGTTTTTAAACCATTTGAGCAATTGAATTTAATTAAAAAAAATGACTATGGCATTACAGCGTTAAACGTTTTTAAATATCAGGAGTAAGAATATGAAAAAAAATATTGCAGTATATGCAGGAACATTTGATCCTGTAACTAATGGACATTTAGATATAATTGAACGTGCTAGTAGAATGTTTGATACTTTGTATGTAACTATATGTATTAATCCAAATAAAGTTGGCTTATTTACAATTGATGAAAGAAAAGAATTATTAAGACGTTCATGTAAACAATTTGGAAATGTAATTATTGATTCGTCTAATAAATTATCAGTTGAATATGCTAAAGATGTTGGATCAAGTATACTTGTAAGAGGAATTCGAGCGACAATGGATTTTGAATATGAATTACAATTAGCTTTTTCTAATCAATATTTAGATAAAGAAGTTGATATGGTTTTTTTAATGACTAGACCGTCACATTCATTTATTTCATCATCAGCCGTTAAAGAGATGGTTAGTCATAATCGTCGTGTTACTGGTTTAGTACCACCTTGTGTAGAGGAAGCATTACAAAAGAAACTTCTATAAATTATTGTTATTTAAAAGAATTGTCAAAATTAATGATATTTGATATGATGTTTAAAGAAAGAAAATACGTCAACTGGGTATAATAAATATTATTTCCCAATTATACCTCGTTAGAGGTATTTTTTATGGAGGAAAAAGATGAATATATTTACATTAAAAGATTTTTCAATTGCAGATATTAATCAAATTTTAGATGAGGCTGAAGAGTTTAAAAATGGAAAAAAAGTTGATTATCACGGAAAAAAAGTAGTGGCAAACTTATTTTTTGAACCTTCTACTAGAACCCATTATAGTTTTGATAAAGCAGCATATAATTTAGGATGTCGTACTCAGAATTTTGAGGCAGGTAATTCTAGTGTGCAAAAGGGAGAAACACTTTATGATACAGTAAAGTTTTTTGAATCGATAGGATGTGATGCTGTAGTAATTCGTCATCCAAAAGAAAATTATTTTGATGATTTAATTGGAAAAGTTAGTATTCCAGTAGTAAGTGGTGGTGATGGAACAGGTAATCATCCTAGTCAATCGTTACTGGATTTAATGACTATTCGCGAAGAATTTGGTCACTTTGAAGGATTAAAAATTGTTATTGTTGGTGATATAATTCATTCTCGAGTTGCTCATAGTAATTTTGAAATAATGCAACGACTTGGCATGGAAGTATATACAAGTGGTCCTCGTGAATTTGAAGAACCAGGTTATAATTATGTAGATTTTGATTCAATTTTACCTGAAGTGGATATTGTGATGCTTTTGAGAGTACAACATGAACGTCACCAAAATCTAATGAAATTATCTAAAGAAGAATATCATAAATTGTATGGTTTAAATCAAGAAAGAGTTAATAAAATGAAAGAAAGGGCAATAATAATGCATCCTGCTCCATTTAATCGTAATGTTGAAATTG
Coding sequences:
- a CDS encoding YlbF family regulator — encoded protein: MELNELLDNLIKEIKCDQRYIDYLEAEKKLYIPENKSLLKTYQSKLDEYEELKKYEQYINNTDIKEEIKKLKKQISQNSDIIDYYQKYHCLNDFLEEITSVVFKDISEELNLSPYRL
- the rsmD gene encoding 16S rRNA (guanine(966)-N(2))-methyltransferase RsmD, which translates into the protein MRVIAGKYKSRQLKSVKSNLTRPTTDRNKENMFNIIGPYFEGGNVLDLFAGSGGLGIEALSRGCDFLYSVDNQYAAFQIIKENLNALNIENARVFKLDYRKALKRFNEEKIKFDLVLLDPPYGKGLVDGILEFLIENKMLNNDCIVMVEELKEVVFKPFEQLNLIKKNDYGITALNVFKYQE
- the coaD gene encoding pantetheine-phosphate adenylyltransferase; amino-acid sequence: MKKNIAVYAGTFDPVTNGHLDIIERASRMFDTLYVTICINPNKVGLFTIDERKELLRRSCKQFGNVIIDSSNKLSVEYAKDVGSSILVRGIRATMDFEYELQLAFSNQYLDKEVDMVFLMTRPSHSFISSSAVKEMVSHNRRVTGLVPPCVEEALQKKLL
- a CDS encoding aspartate carbamoyltransferase catalytic subunit; its protein translation is MNIFTLKDFSIADINQILDEAEEFKNGKKVDYHGKKVVANLFFEPSTRTHYSFDKAAYNLGCRTQNFEAGNSSVQKGETLYDTVKFFESIGCDAVVIRHPKENYFDDLIGKVSIPVVSGGDGTGNHPSQSLLDLMTIREEFGHFEGLKIVIVGDIIHSRVAHSNFEIMQRLGMEVYTSGPREFEEPGYNYVDFDSILPEVDIVMLLRVQHERHQNLMKLSKEEYHKLYGLNQERVNKMKERAIIMHPAPFNRNVEIADDIVECDKSRIFKQMKNGVFVRMALLNKVLNND